TTCACAAAAAATCAGGTCACTCATTTATTTATATGctcttgttattattatttatatatataatttataaaaaaatttaaattataattttgtatATTTATAAAACAAACTTAAGTTTTTATGAAGAATCCTTAAATGTCACTTACATGTGTGAATATATCCAATGTCCTTTCTTATTAAATTTTTGTTGTCTTTCTTGTTACATCCTAGTATCTGTTGGCTGTGAAACAATTTTATGTTGTTTGGGTTCATACTCAAGTTTCTTTTCATTTAGATTTTATGAAGATGAGAATAATgctttaaatttttgtattattttccAGGCCAGATAGCAATTTTGTTGAAGAGATTGTGAAAGATATTGTGAAAAAATTGAGTAGTTGTGCCTCAAATGATCATGAAGAAAAGATTGGAATTGACAAACAtcttgaacaaattcaaaccttGTTGCACCTCGAGTCATTAACTGTTCGTATTCTAGGAATATGGGGTATGGGAGGGATAGGAAAAACTGAAATTGCTGGTGCAATCTATGAAAAACTCGCAACTCATTTTAGTTTTAGTGGCATAGTTAAAAATGTTCAACAGGAAATAAAACTATATGGAGTAGACCATGTAAAAAGCAAATACTTATCGCACCTTCTAGTTCAACAAGACAAACGTTTCAACGTTTCATTTGATCCGAGGCTCAAACGGACAAACGTTCTTCTTGTTTTTGATGATGTGAAAGATTCTGATCAATTTATTGATTTAATTGGGACATGTAGTAATTTTGGCCTCGGAAGTAGAATCATTGTGACTAGTAGGGACAAACAAGTGCTTAAGAATGCCAATGTTGATGAAATATATCACGTAGTTGAGATGGATGATAACAATTCTCTACAACTCTTCTGCTTAAATGCTTTTAAACAAAAAGAACCAAGAGAAACTTATGTGACTTTAACGACAAAGGTATTAAATTATGCTAAAGGAGTTCCACTAGCTCTTAAAGTTTTGGGCTTATTTCTTCAGGATAGAGCAAAGGAGTCATGGGAAAGTGAGTTGCAAAAGCTTGAAAAGATTCCCGAGCCTGGAATTTTCAATGTGTTGAAATTGAGTTATGATGGACTTGACGACGAACAAAAAGATATATTTCTTGATATAGCTTGTTTGTGTAGAGGAGAAGCCGAGGAATGTGTAGTTCAAACATTGGATTGTTATGGTTTTTCTACTCGTATTGGAATGGATGTTCTTCAAGATAGGTCtcttatatctatttcagaaggTAGAGTTTGGATGCATGATCGAATACAAGAAATGGGACATGAAATTGTTCGACAACAAAGTGTCAATAATCCGGAAAAACGTAGTCGATTACACAAACCTGATGATATATATGATGTTTTAACAAAGAACAAGGTATGTTTGTTAACCACTCAGATCTAACTTGATAACTCATTTTCTATCTCTCTAATGAGTTTTATTTTACTCCTATTGCAAAATGCTTAAAAGTTACTTGCTTTAgtttcaaatataaataaaaattgattaaagTGAGTTGATATATTTGATccgaattttaaattaattacatttttttatttaatttttgcttatatttaagaCAAGAGAAAATAGTAGGAATCCTTTTTACATCTCTAATAATTTTCATTGTTGGTGTCTAGGGACAAGGAACAGATGCAATCCAGAGCATAGTATTGgacttaaacaaaataaaaaaagttcAGTTACATGCCAAAACTTTTAAGAAAATGCATAATCTCAAAATGATTCAGTTTTACAAAACTTATTGGTTTGAAAGTTACTCAAATGTGACATTTCATACATTTCTTAATAGTTTTCCGGATAATTTAAAATTTCTTGGTTGGACTGGTTTCCCTCAAAAATCTTTGCCGCAAGATTTTTGTCCAAATAATCTTGTTGCACTTGATATGCCTTCAAGCGACCTTGAACAACTATGGGAGAGAGATCAGGTATTTGCTATCAAACTTCATATTATGTGCTTTTGTGCTTTGATGatagaattatatttttaaactattatatattaaatcatatatataattctgaaaataatttaaatatttataaattactaTAACttcaaattattataaattaaaattaaataaaatggttTAATTTTGTTATGTTAAACTTAATACAAACTCAAGATCATTTAGTTGAGACGGTATGATCTCTTCCCTCTAATTAAGAGGGTTCTGCCTTTGAACCTGGCCTTGGATTTATATTTATTcttagttgaatatttatgtgttaaattttaatttcttttttatcatcattgttatttatttgttacACTTTTCTTATTTATCAATTCAACTTTTTGAATGGGTTTAATTTCATAGCTGatgatttattcttttttttctagACTTTACCAAATTTGAAGAGACTTGACCTTAGCTATTCTGAGAAGATTATTGGATTACCAGACCTGTCTTTGTTTCCAAATATTGAAGAAATAATTCTCACTGGTTGTCTAAGTTTGGAACAAGTTTACTCCTCTAGCATCCTCCATAAACTTAACTGGTTATATGCAGATGGTTGTACATCACTCAAGAGTTTAAGTATTCCTAGCAATATTCTATCAAGATCAACTGGATCAGTTCATCTGTATGGTTGTCGCAACCTTGAAACAATTTTAATCACCAGTTCAACTGATGTATATGGATATTTAAACTGCGAATTTGATGATAAAACAGTAATAGATTCATATTTTGCGAGAGGCTACGGGTTTTTGGGTGATATATATAAAAGGATGTTTTCAAATTTCAACGAGTTTTGTTGCTTAGATCTGTTGGAATGTGAGTCCCTAACATGCCTACCAGCTGAATTCTTCAATTTGAAGTTTCTAACAAGATTTCGTCTCAGTGGTTCTATAGAAAACTTAGTAGCGCTTCACTTAGACGGTACAGCAATTACAGAACTACCTTCATCATTGCATCATTTGGTTAGGCTTGAAGAATTGACTTTGCGAGGTTGCAGAAAGCTTAAGACTATTCCATCTTCCATTGGAAATCTCAGCAAACTT
This is a stretch of genomic DNA from Vicia villosa cultivar HV-30 ecotype Madison, WI unplaced genomic scaffold, Vvil1.0 ctg.000910F_1_1, whole genome shotgun sequence. It encodes these proteins:
- the LOC131632100 gene encoding disease resistance protein RPV1-like, giving the protein MSHSKYDVFISFRGEDTRENFTSHLHAELRRQNIETFIDNRLVRGQEISPALCKAIEESAIYVVILSEHYASSTWCLEELTKILECKERYGREVIPIFYRVDPSNVRHQRQSYADDFVKHHLCFGDKVDVWKAALSQVANLSGWDSQKIRPDSNFVEEIVKDIVKKLSSCASNDHEEKIGIDKHLEQIQTLLHLESLTVRILGIWGMGGIGKTEIAGAIYEKLATHFSFSGIVKNVQQEIKLYGVDHVKSKYLSHLLVQQDKRFNVSFDPRLKRTNVLLVFDDVKDSDQFIDLIGTCSNFGLGSRIIVTSRDKQVLKNANVDEIYHVVEMDDNNSLQLFCLNAFKQKEPRETYVTLTTKVLNYAKGVPLALKVLGLFLQDRAKESWESELQKLEKIPEPGIFNVLKLSYDGLDDEQKDIFLDIACLCRGEAEECVVQTLDCYGFSTRIGMDVLQDRSLISISEGRVWMHDRIQEMGHEIVRQQSVNNPEKRSRLHKPDDIYDVLTKNKGQGTDAIQSIVLDLNKIKKVQLHAKTFKKMHNLKMIQFYKTYWFESYSNVTFHTFLNSFPDNLKFLGWTGFPQKSLPQDFCPNNLVALDMPSSDLEQLWERDQTLPNLKRLDLSYSEKIIGLPDLSLFPNIEEIILTGCLSLEQVYSSSILHKLNWLYADGCTSLKSLSIPSNILSRSTGSVHLYGCRNLETILITSSTDVYGYLNCEFDDKTVIDSYFARGYGFLGDIYKRMFSNFNEFCCLDLLECESLTCLPAEFFNLKFLTRFRLSGSIENLVALHLDGTAITELPSSLHHLVRLEELTLRGCRKLKTIPSSIGNLSKLLKLHLTYCDSLETFPSSIFKLKLTALDFNGCSMLRTFPEVPSDIGVLSSLTEISLRGTNIVTLPDSMVHLSSLTSLDLSDCKSLECIPKLPPCLNELLAFDCTSIKKVVQNPLLKLMSDSNDEMDSICEFHLTNSEELEASSWSYIVNEALIKITDNAYLSALFCFPGSKVPDWFIHRCQGHSITVKSNYEHLCSEKKLIGFALCFVFRDEVMDGTRIGVRGIEYKLSFISDSKLDFSYGKLNCEYRDRSFIQNHTLIWNHQIDLARISNSFFDAYNINFEILGEIWPSRYQLNVKVKECGLRPLFITKEPNASKAAQ